Proteins found in one Micropterus dolomieu isolate WLL.071019.BEF.003 ecotype Adirondacks linkage group LG12, ASM2129224v1, whole genome shotgun sequence genomic segment:
- the LOC123979847 gene encoding uncharacterized protein LOC123979847: protein MTINPVSVSDGGTYMCKFDDGAESEERELKVEVRNRVDVILQPNWPQIFRGETITLSCEIQDVGDTEWEYEWRTPSSETPPQHKEYRISRATASHSGDYSCRGRRDYLLTQWSDVITLTVSADRPKPTLTADKTIIPERGAVTLSCSVEGSADWKYYWFSRTSRSSGAQRLRDGGADKAITQGGLYHCRGGRGDPETFTQDSDPVTIQKTALSCRVKDPSAGWRFFWFKAVPKLSGNYYDQELLPGSSNGTEQDSYIVHGQTHTAGYKCRAGRGDPVYYTYYSEPKFVWSGDFHSSASLTVSPDRVQHFTSDSVSLSCEGNSTEWRVRRFTEDDYPSYSSYCSYWGTMTGSTCSINSYWQSDAVYWCESGSGEFSNAVNITIQNEHIILVSPVRPVTEGDPVSLSCKFRTEKLVSDVFFYRNDKLIQNDSRRELNISAVLKSDEGFYKCQHSGEESAQSWMSVKVSRPESSSVPVPLIVGLVCGIVLILLLLLLYRYRPSKDSCSIRPIQSESTNRGSAENYSSPVHVAAGDAPLYETIKGFENTQSVAVESQGLTYSLIELKNVRKKKKRHEPEEVCVYSEVNTWTADDSLMYAQVNRRNKGKAKKNKGKSPTAAADETVYFEVKPGTALDNNLMYAQVNLRNKGKAKKNKGKSPPAAADEVKPGTALGL from the exons ATGACCATTAATCCAGTGTCAGTGTCAGATGGAGGAACTTACATGTGTAAATTTGATGATGGGGCAGAATCTGAAGAAAGAGAACTGAAAGTGGAAG TTCGAAACAGGGTTGATGTGATCCTGCAACCCAACTGGCCTCAGATATTCAGAGGAGAGACGATCACTCTCAGCTGTGAGATCCAGGATGTTGGAGACACAGAGTGGGAGTATGAATGGAGGACACCCAGCTCAGAAACACCTCCACAACACAAAGAATACAGGATCAGCAGAGCTACTGCGTCCCACAGTGGAGACTACAGCTGTAGGGGTCGAAGAGACTATTTGTTAACACAGTGGAGTGATGTCATCACATTGACAGTATCAG CAGATAGACCTAAGCCCACACTGACAGCAGACAAAACCATTATACCAGAGAGGGGCGCTGTGACACTGAGCTGTTCTGTGGAGGGCTCTGCTGACTGGAAATACTACTGGTTCAGTCGTACATCACGCTCTTCTGGAGCTCAGCGCTTAAGGGATGGTGGAGCAGACAAAGCTATCACACAAGGAGGTCTGTACCactgcagaggaggaagaggagatccAGAGACCTTCACTCAGGACAGTGATCCAGTCACCATTCAGAAAACTG CTCTGAGCTGCAGAGTTAAAGATCCATCTGCAGGATGGAGGTTCTTCTGGTTTAAGGCTGTTCCCAAACTATCAGGCAACTACTACGACCAAGAGCTGCTACCTGGCAGCAGCAACGGGACTGAACAGGATTCCTACATCGTTcatggacagacacacacagcaggataTAAGTGCAGAGCTGGAAGAGGAGATCCAGTGTATTACACTTATTACAGTGAACCAAAGTTTGTCTGGTCTGGAG attttcatTCATCAGCGTCTCTCACAGTGAGTCCTGACAGAGTGCAACACTTCACCTCTGACTCTGTCTCATTGAGCTGTGAGGGAAACTCTACTGAGTGGAGAGTGAGGAGGTTTACTGAGGACGACTACCCGTCATACTCATCATACTGCTCCTACTGGGGCACAATGACTGGATCCACATGCAGCATAAACAGTTACTGGCAGAGTGATGCAGTGTACTGGTGTGAGTCTGGATCAGGAGAGTTCAGCAACGCAGTCAACATCACTATACAGA ATGAACATATTATCCTGGTGAGCCCTGTCCGTCCTGTGACTGAGGGAGATCCTGTTAGTCTCAGCTGCAAGTTCAGGACAGAAAAATTAGTTTCAGATGTGTTTTTCTATCGAAATGACAAACTGATTCAAAATGATAGCAGAAGGGAGCTGAACATCTCTGCAGTGTTGAAGTCAGATGAGGGTTTCTACAAGTGTCAACACTCAGGAGAAGAGTCAGCACAGAGCTGGATGTCAGTTAAAG TGTCCAGACCTGAAAGCTCTTCAGTTCCTGTACCGTTGATTGTTGGGCTGGTTTGTGGAATCGTACTTATTCTTCTTCTGCTCCTTTTGTATCGCTACAGACCGTCCAAAG ATTCCTGCTCCATCAG GCCAATCCAGTCTGAGAGCACTAATCGAGGTTCTGCTGAAAACTACTCCTCTCCTGTCCACG TGGCTGCAGGTGATGCTCCTCTCTATGAAACAATCAAAGGctttgaaaacacacagagtG TTGCAGTTGAGTCCCAGGGTTTAACATATTCTTTGATCGAGCTTAAAAACGTTAGAAAGAAAA AGAAGCGACATGAACCAGAGGAGGTCTGTGTTTACTCTGAGGTGAACACTTGGACTGCAG ACGACAGTCTGATGTATGCCCAAGTCAACCGCCGCAATAAAGGTaaagccaagaaaaacaaag GAAAATCACCTACTGCAGCAGCtgatgaaacagtttattttgaaGTCAAACCAGGAACAGCTCTTG ACAACAATCTGATGTATGCCCAAGTCAACCTCCGCAATAAAGGTaaagccaagaaaaacaaag GAAAATCacctcctgcagcagctgatgaAGTCAAACCAGGAACAGCTCTTG GTCTGTAA